One genomic region from Flavobacterium lindanitolerans encodes:
- a CDS encoding cytochrome-c peroxidase: MKRIALFLILLSIFSCQDDDSNYTEINQPLDFIVPANFPETAQDIGRNFPTQKGFELGRKLFYDGRLSRDGTVSCSFCHEQSSAFTHHGHDFSHGIDNLAGIRNAPAVQNMAFQSEYFYDGASNSLEMLSIVPIHNPVEMDETLENIVSKLKQDAAYVKLFAQAFENREVSSGNMLKALGQFMTMMISANSRYDKFVRNEPGGTLNNQELQGRALFQSNCASCHKTDIFTDNSFRNNGLPPNPNLNDLGRETVTGFARDRYKFKVPSLRNVALTAPYMHDGRFGSLQSVLNFYSNGVQNTENLDPLLQQHPTLGIPLNQTEKEAIIAFLKTLTDEEFIQNPLFYFRT; the protein is encoded by the coding sequence ATGAAAAGAATAGCACTCTTTCTGATACTGCTATCGATATTCTCATGTCAGGATGATGATAGCAATTATACTGAAATCAACCAGCCGCTGGATTTTATTGTCCCGGCAAACTTTCCCGAAACAGCTCAGGACATTGGTCGTAATTTCCCAACACAAAAAGGTTTTGAGCTTGGAAGGAAATTATTTTATGATGGACGGCTTTCGAGAGACGGAACCGTTTCCTGTTCTTTCTGCCATGAACAGTCATCAGCTTTTACGCATCATGGGCACGATTTCAGCCATGGCATTGACAACCTTGCCGGAATCAGGAATGCTCCGGCTGTACAGAACATGGCTTTTCAAAGCGAATATTTTTATGATGGGGCTTCCAACAGTCTGGAAATGCTTTCGATAGTCCCCATACACAATCCCGTAGAAATGGATGAAACGCTGGAAAATATTGTATCCAAACTTAAACAGGACGCTGCCTATGTCAAGCTGTTTGCACAGGCATTCGAAAACAGGGAAGTCAGTTCAGGCAATATGCTTAAGGCATTAGGTCAGTTCATGACGATGATGATTTCCGCCAATTCAAGATATGATAAATTTGTACGCAATGAGCCCGGCGGAACACTCAACAATCAGGAATTACAAGGACGTGCCCTATTCCAGTCCAACTGTGCTTCATGCCACAAAACCGACATTTTTACAGACAATTCCTTTCGTAACAATGGCCTGCCACCCAATCCTAATCTAAATGATTTGGGCAGGGAAACCGTTACCGGATTTGCCCGCGACCGTTATAAATTTAAAGTCCCGAGCCTCAGGAATGTTGCACTTACTGCTCCTTACATGCACGATGGCCGTTTTGGTTCGCTGCAATCTGTATTGAATTTTTATTCTAACGGAGTACAAAACACGGAAAACCTCGACCCTTTGCTTCAACAGCATCCAACCTTAGGTATACCGCTCAATCAAACAGAAAAAGAAGCGATTATCGCATTTCTGAAAACACTAACCGATGAAGAGTTTATCCAAAACCCGCTCTTCTATTTCCGTACCTAA
- a CDS encoding transporter — protein sequence MKKIFFILALFALFGQTASAGAEEDSIYNPFRNYSLFFGEDCDACGCSANGGSMGFSSMLNNNFVGIRYFHQSYKSRDGVFNNSPWIDENFNTAQLWARIPLGKRIEVMGLIPYHFNNREKATGKEDINGLGDITVMGFYTLFGTRTDSATVFHKFQLGAGLKAPTGKYDSANNGSVNPSFQLGTGSWDYMLATEYTVKRKNLGLNAILNYIFKTENEKKYQFGNQFNYAATLFYNAKIENLNVVPQLGLAGEKYEDNKDHGEKVPLTAGDILFGKMGVEIGLQKWALGLSTMLPINQNLTGGRVEANYRWSLNLNYSL from the coding sequence ATGAAAAAGATATTTTTTATTCTCGCATTATTTGCCCTTTTCGGGCAGACAGCCAGCGCAGGCGCCGAAGAAGATTCTATTTACAACCCGTTCCGAAACTACAGCCTGTTTTTTGGAGAAGACTGTGATGCCTGTGGTTGCTCTGCCAATGGCGGAAGCATGGGATTCAGTTCCATGCTGAATAACAATTTTGTGGGCATCCGGTATTTCCATCAAAGTTATAAAAGCCGTGACGGTGTGTTTAATAATTCTCCGTGGATAGATGAAAACTTCAACACCGCCCAGTTATGGGCAAGAATACCGTTGGGAAAACGTATCGAAGTTATGGGCCTGATTCCTTATCACTTTAACAACCGCGAAAAAGCAACAGGAAAAGAAGATATTAACGGATTAGGCGACATTACCGTAATGGGGTTCTATACACTTTTCGGAACCCGAACCGACAGTGCAACCGTATTTCACAAATTTCAATTAGGTGCGGGCCTAAAAGCGCCTACCGGAAAATATGACAGCGCCAATAACGGCAGCGTAAACCCAAGTTTCCAGTTAGGAACCGGAAGTTGGGATTATATGCTGGCTACAGAATATACTGTAAAGAGAAAGAATCTGGGACTTAATGCTATACTCAACTATATTTTCAAAACTGAAAATGAGAAAAAATATCAGTTTGGCAATCAGTTTAATTATGCGGCTACGCTGTTTTACAACGCTAAAATTGAAAACCTGAATGTAGTACCACAATTAGGACTTGCCGGAGAAAAATATGAGGACAATAAAGACCATGGCGAAAAAGTACCGCTCACGGCCGGAGACATATTGTTTGGTAAAATGGGCGTAGAAATAGGACTCCAAAAATGGGCGTTAGGACTAAGTACTATGCTGCCTATTAACCAAAATCTGACAGGTGGCAGAGTCGAGGCTAATTACAGATGGTCATTGAACCTGAACTATTCTCTTTAA
- a CDS encoding MgtC/SapB family protein produces MSVDFEIIIRFLLAILWGGLVGAEREYKGKPAGFRTTIMISFGACFFTIMSIAIGGDSSPDRIASNIVTGLGFLCAGVIFKSDNHINGITTAATVWAVAAVGMGIGGGYYFASASGSILILFILLILPYFQKIIDKKNQLRVLTIEYRQNSGALELCENLMKQHRIRYQMVKQIREKENMTAVWEIHGNQTHFISFNNRIMAEPSIDRVETLR; encoded by the coding sequence ATGTCAGTAGATTTTGAAATAATAATACGATTCCTGCTCGCCATCTTATGGGGTGGTCTTGTGGGTGCCGAAAGAGAATATAAAGGAAAACCTGCGGGATTCCGGACTACTATCATGATTTCTTTCGGAGCCTGTTTCTTTACAATAATGTCGATTGCCATTGGAGGCGACAGCAGTCCTGACAGGATAGCTTCTAATATTGTAACCGGATTGGGATTTTTATGTGCCGGAGTCATTTTCAAATCTGACAACCATATTAACGGAATAACCACTGCGGCAACTGTTTGGGCTGTTGCAGCTGTAGGAATGGGAATTGGAGGAGGTTATTATTTCGCTTCTGCAAGCGGCAGCATTCTCATATTATTTATCTTGTTGATACTTCCCTATTTTCAAAAAATCATCGATAAGAAAAATCAGTTAAGGGTACTTACCATTGAATACCGGCAAAACTCTGGGGCTCTTGAACTATGCGAAAACCTGATGAAACAGCACAGGATACGCTATCAGATGGTAAAGCAAATCAGGGAAAAGGAAAATATGACCGCCGTTTGGGAAATACATGGAAATCAGACCCATTTCATATCATTTAACAACAGGATTATGGCTGAGCCTTCCATTGACCGGGTTGAAACATTGCGCTAA
- a CDS encoding TetR/AcrR family transcriptional regulator — MRMRDADKISLVRQKAIELIATHGLEGFSMNKLAKACGISVATLYIYYKDRDDLILKIAVEEGNIMGAAMIVGFDPEMSLEEGLRKQWENRCNYSMKNPKTSLFFEQLRSSSYQEEFLASFLKEFKSVVGKFMHNIIERGEIEKMPFEVYWSIAFAPLYNLIRFHNEGKSKGGRPFKLTDEVLWLTFDFVIKALKK, encoded by the coding sequence ATGAGAATGAGAGATGCAGACAAGATTAGTCTTGTCAGGCAAAAAGCAATTGAATTAATTGCGACACACGGCCTGGAAGGTTTTAGCATGAACAAGCTTGCCAAGGCTTGCGGTATTTCTGTGGCCACACTATACATTTATTATAAGGACAGGGATGACCTTATCCTGAAAATTGCAGTAGAAGAAGGAAACATAATGGGGGCTGCCATGATTGTTGGATTTGACCCTGAAATGTCGCTCGAAGAAGGCTTGCGTAAGCAATGGGAAAACCGTTGCAACTATTCTATGAAAAATCCTAAGACATCACTTTTTTTTGAACAGCTTCGTAGCTCGTCCTATCAGGAAGAATTTCTCGCCTCGTTCCTGAAAGAATTCAAGTCTGTTGTAGGCAAGTTCATGCACAATATCATCGAAAGAGGAGAAATTGAAAAAATGCCTTTTGAAGTATATTGGTCCATAGCTTTTGCCCCACTCTACAATCTCATCCGCTTTCATAACGAAGGAAAAAGCAAAGGAGGGAGACCTTTTAAGCTTACTGACGAAGTATTATGGCTGACCTTCGACTTTGTAATAAAAGCATTGAAAAAATAA
- a CDS encoding MFS transporter → MDKQQSLSFTGYQKFVIFILAITQFTVILDFMVMSPLGDMLMKSLDLKPSAFGVAVSAYAFSAGVSGLLTAGFADKFDRKKLLLFFYIGFIIGTIFCGLAENYTMLVAARIFTGLFGGVIGSISMAIITDIFALQQRGRVMGFIQMGFGASQVLGVPIGIYIATLWKWEAPFWMIAAFSVLIAIAIAVYLKPLTAHLSLQHDKSAFVHLWHTVSKRDYRIAFTSTALLSIGGFMMMPFGSAFAVNNLGVNYNQLTMLLMVSGISSLVVMPIIGKLSDKINKYTLFAGASVWMMIICVVYTNLSVTPLPIVMVLNIMMMMGIMSRMIPSSALTSAVPDMADRGAFMSINSSLQQIAGGIAAAVAGMIVTQESKGSPLVNYNIVGYVIVCISIISIILMWRVYKLTIKKTQYTQVAPSKDEAPQNLNEVL, encoded by the coding sequence ATGGACAAACAACAATCCTTGTCTTTTACGGGTTATCAAAAATTCGTAATCTTTATATTGGCCATAACACAGTTTACGGTCATACTGGATTTTATGGTCATGTCGCCTTTGGGTGATATGCTTATGAAATCACTTGATTTAAAACCTTCGGCTTTTGGCGTTGCCGTTTCAGCCTATGCGTTTAGTGCCGGAGTATCCGGATTGCTAACGGCCGGTTTTGCAGACAAATTTGACAGAAAGAAGTTATTACTGTTCTTTTACATCGGTTTTATTATCGGAACTATTTTTTGCGGACTCGCAGAAAATTATACGATGCTGGTTGCCGCACGAATCTTTACCGGACTCTTTGGCGGTGTTATCGGTTCCATATCCATGGCTATTATTACTGATATATTTGCTTTGCAACAACGTGGTCGCGTCATGGGATTCATCCAGATGGGATTTGGAGCCAGCCAGGTTTTAGGGGTACCTATCGGTATCTATATTGCTACATTGTGGAAATGGGAAGCTCCGTTCTGGATGATTGCTGCTTTCAGTGTTCTCATAGCCATTGCCATTGCTGTCTATTTAAAACCGTTAACAGCTCACCTGTCCTTACAGCATGATAAGTCCGCCTTTGTTCACTTATGGCATACGGTTTCAAAACGCGATTACCGCATTGCTTTTACATCAACAGCCCTGCTTTCAATAGGTGGATTTATGATGATGCCTTTTGGTAGTGCCTTTGCGGTTAACAATCTTGGGGTTAATTATAATCAACTTACCATGTTGCTAATGGTTTCGGGTATCAGTTCGCTGGTTGTCATGCCAATAATAGGAAAACTAAGCGATAAAATAAACAAGTACACTTTATTTGCAGGAGCATCGGTATGGATGATGATTATATGTGTAGTTTATACTAATCTTAGTGTTACGCCCTTGCCAATTGTTATGGTATTGAATATCATGATGATGATGGGTATTATGAGCCGTATGATTCCATCTTCGGCTTTGACAAGTGCTGTTCCTGATATGGCAGACCGTGGCGCTTTTATGAGCATCAACTCTTCACTACAGCAAATTGCGGGAGGAATTGCCGCTGCAGTAGCCGGTATGATTGTTACGCAGGAAAGCAAAGGAAGTCCGTTAGTAAATTACAATATTGTAGGATATGTAATTGTCTGTATCTCCATTATCAGTATTATCCTGATGTGGCGTGTCTACAAGCTGACAATTAAAAAAACACAGTATACTCAGGTCGCCCCGTCAAAAGATGAAGCACCGCAAAACTTAAATGAAGTACTTTAA
- the acnA gene encoding aconitate hydratase AcnA, whose translation MTKDIYQIKKLLNTKNGAFTYYSLPEMEKHGFNIKKMPFSIRILLENALRNFDDFAITRENIETLLNWKPEASDKDIPFKPARVLMQDFTGVPAVVDIASLRAEIARKGKNPDEINPLIPVDLVIDHSVQVDYFGTEYSYARNMDEEYKRNKERYQFLKWAQKSFSNFSVVPPGMGICHQVNLEYLSKGVIERNGEVFPDTLVGTDSHTPMVNGIGVIAWGVGGIEAEAAILGQPIYFIMPEVIGLRLTGKIPLGSTATDMVLTIAELLRKYGVVGKFVEVFGPGLDNLTVPDRATIGNMSPEFGCTVTYFPIDEKTLEYMRMTNHSENQVQLVEDYCKANLLWRTGNEEITYTHVLELDLSTIEPTVAGPKRPQDKILLKNFPTTFIDVLNQSFGRKYIKPQEQLTRWFAEGGSSLPIQTETAMVPDTKIEEKIEDGMKIVTVTVGQEQFMLSDGAVVIAAITSCTNTSNPYVMIGAGLVARKARERGLNVKPWVKTSLAPGSKVVTDYLIKADLLDDLQSMKFHIVGYGCTSCIGNSGPLPAHIAKAIEEHDLVMASVLSGNRNFEARIHPQIKMNFLMSPMLVVAYAIAGRVDIDLLNEPISYDPNQQPVYLKDIWPSNDEINSIMSSVLSPKQFANSYGTIFDGNEIWQNLEVPNEKIYVWDNQSTYIKEAPFFKNLPDHPQPLKDIENASALLVLGDSITTDHISPAGSYGESSAAGKYLLSRGVPKEEFNSYGSRRGHDEVMIRGTFANVRIKNKLADKEGGYTKYLPTGEEMTVYDASVKYKEAQTPLIILAGKEYGSGSSRDWAAKGTFLLGVKAVLAESYERIHRSNLVGMGVLPLQYLSGQNAESLGLTGTEQFSITGIANDIRPLKEVEVTAQRKNGEKIQFKAIARLDSKIEIEYYRNEGILQYVLRQFLHKS comes from the coding sequence ATGACAAAAGACATTTATCAGATTAAGAAATTGCTGAATACCAAAAACGGGGCCTTTACTTATTATAGCCTGCCTGAAATGGAAAAGCACGGATTCAACATCAAAAAGATGCCATTTTCTATCCGGATACTGTTGGAAAATGCATTGCGCAACTTTGATGATTTTGCGATTACACGCGAAAATATTGAAACCCTGCTGAATTGGAAACCCGAAGCTTCGGATAAGGACATTCCTTTTAAGCCGGCCCGCGTTCTGATGCAGGATTTTACAGGCGTTCCCGCAGTTGTTGATATTGCTTCACTAAGGGCCGAAATTGCCCGTAAAGGCAAGAATCCCGATGAAATAAATCCGTTGATTCCTGTAGATTTGGTTATTGACCATTCTGTGCAGGTCGATTATTTTGGAACGGAGTATTCCTATGCCCGTAATATGGATGAAGAATACAAGCGAAACAAAGAACGTTATCAGTTTTTGAAATGGGCACAAAAGTCGTTTAGCAATTTTAGTGTGGTACCGCCGGGCATGGGTATCTGCCATCAGGTCAATCTGGAATACCTGTCTAAAGGTGTGATTGAGCGTAATGGGGAAGTGTTTCCGGACACGCTGGTAGGAACAGACAGCCACACACCAATGGTGAACGGAATAGGCGTCATAGCATGGGGTGTTGGAGGAATAGAGGCAGAAGCTGCCATTTTAGGACAGCCTATCTATTTTATCATGCCGGAAGTCATAGGATTACGACTTACTGGAAAGATTCCGTTAGGCTCTACGGCAACTGATATGGTTTTGACTATAGCCGAACTGCTTCGCAAATATGGCGTAGTTGGAAAGTTTGTTGAAGTTTTTGGTCCGGGACTGGATAATCTTACTGTTCCTGACCGGGCTACAATAGGCAATATGTCGCCGGAATTTGGTTGTACGGTAACCTATTTTCCAATTGATGAGAAAACATTGGAATATATGCGTATGACAAACCATTCGGAGAATCAGGTGCAGCTTGTAGAAGATTACTGCAAGGCCAATTTATTGTGGCGTACCGGAAATGAAGAAATCACCTATACACATGTTCTGGAATTAGACCTTTCAACGATAGAGCCAACAGTTGCCGGACCTAAAAGGCCGCAGGATAAGATATTGCTGAAAAATTTTCCGACAACGTTTATCGATGTCCTGAATCAGTCATTTGGGCGTAAATACATCAAACCGCAGGAACAACTGACACGATGGTTTGCCGAAGGAGGAAGCAGTTTGCCCATACAAACGGAAACTGCGATGGTGCCGGATACGAAGATTGAGGAAAAAATAGAAGACGGTATGAAAATCGTTACCGTAACTGTAGGGCAGGAGCAGTTCATGTTATCGGATGGTGCTGTTGTTATTGCCGCCATAACTTCCTGTACGAATACCTCAAATCCCTATGTGATGATTGGAGCAGGACTGGTAGCCCGAAAAGCAAGAGAACGCGGACTCAATGTAAAACCGTGGGTCAAAACCTCTTTGGCGCCGGGTTCCAAAGTTGTAACGGATTATCTCATCAAAGCCGACTTATTAGATGACCTGCAATCAATGAAGTTTCATATCGTAGGTTATGGCTGTACTTCCTGTATTGGAAATTCAGGACCGCTTCCTGCGCATATAGCCAAAGCTATTGAAGAGCATGATTTGGTAATGGCTTCTGTACTTTCCGGTAACAGAAATTTTGAAGCAAGGATACATCCGCAAATCAAAATGAACTTCCTGATGTCGCCAATGCTGGTTGTTGCTTATGCAATTGCCGGTCGCGTTGACATTGACCTTTTAAATGAACCAATTAGCTATGACCCAAATCAGCAGCCGGTCTATTTAAAAGATATATGGCCTTCAAACGATGAGATTAACAGCATCATGAGCTCAGTATTATCACCTAAACAATTTGCCAACAGCTACGGGACTATTTTTGACGGTAACGAAATCTGGCAGAACCTTGAGGTGCCAAACGAAAAAATATATGTCTGGGACAATCAGTCTACCTACATAAAGGAAGCTCCTTTCTTTAAAAATCTTCCTGACCATCCGCAACCCTTGAAAGATATAGAAAATGCCAGTGCATTACTGGTTTTGGGCGACAGTATTACAACCGACCATATTTCGCCAGCCGGTTCTTATGGTGAATCATCCGCTGCAGGAAAATACCTGCTTAGCCGCGGAGTACCTAAAGAAGAGTTTAATTCGTATGGTTCGCGTCGTGGACATGATGAGGTTATGATTCGCGGTACTTTTGCCAACGTCCGTATTAAAAACAAATTGGCAGATAAAGAAGGCGGTTATACAAAATACCTGCCAACAGGAGAGGAAATGACTGTGTATGATGCTTCGGTTAAATATAAAGAAGCACAGACACCGTTGATTATTCTGGCCGGAAAAGAATACGGAAGCGGTTCTTCAAGAGATTGGGCTGCGAAAGGAACTTTTTTACTAGGCGTTAAGGCGGTATTGGCCGAAAGTTATGAAAGAATTCACAGAAGTAATCTGGTAGGGATGGGCGTATTGCCTTTGCAATATTTGTCCGGTCAGAATGCGGAGAGTTTGGGACTTACCGGAACCGAACAATTTAGTATAACCGGAATTGCCAATGACATCAGGCCGTTAAAAGAAGTTGAGGTTACTGCCCAAAGGAAAAACGGAGAAAAAATCCAATTTAAGGCCATTGCCCGACTGGATTCCAAAATTGAAATTGAATATTATAGAAACGAAGGAATATTGCAGTATGTATTAAGGCAGTTCCTTCATAAATCATAG
- a CDS encoding SRPBCC family protein: MKKIEFSIEVDAPREKVWDILWGKDTYPQWTAPFSEGSRAETDWKEGSKVLFLNADNEGMIARIAKNIPNEYMSIEHLGVIMDGIEHTENEKSNDWAGALENYTLKMVNGKTQLLVDMGITEEYEDFFNETWPKALNKIKELSEKK, encoded by the coding sequence ATGAAAAAAATAGAATTTTCAATAGAAGTGGATGCACCACGCGAAAAAGTATGGGACATTTTATGGGGAAAAGATACTTATCCGCAATGGACAGCTCCTTTTAGCGAAGGATCGAGAGCAGAAACGGATTGGAAAGAGGGAAGTAAAGTACTTTTCCTGAATGCAGATAATGAAGGCATGATAGCCAGAATTGCAAAAAACATTCCCAATGAATACATGTCTATTGAGCATTTAGGAGTCATAATGGACGGAATCGAGCATACAGAAAACGAAAAGAGTAACGATTGGGCCGGAGCCCTTGAAAATTATACCCTAAAGATGGTAAATGGTAAGACGCAGCTTTTGGTTGATATGGGCATAACCGAGGAATATGAGGATTTCTTCAATGAAACCTGGCCCAAAGCGCTGAATAAAATCAAGGAATTATCTGAAAAGAAATAA
- a CDS encoding autotransporter domain-containing protein, whose protein sequence is MKRILLLAILLPTFSFAQETKNDNTETSGLKPRFTISGNTTFSDPSQAGLSLEYKSKNLDSGRNSSNILNLSYGMMNYDNNIVDVDGTGFVIELGSRTYIEKGKWDGFYAENFISYGNIKFDENIGGLGKFDGTYSYWSIINPNVGYRFMIGKNVSIDPYVGANWKWEVKGKGDVDNKDVDNFVFRGGIKIGYSF, encoded by the coding sequence ATGAAACGTATTTTACTTCTAGCTATCTTATTGCCAACATTCAGTTTTGCACAAGAAACAAAAAATGACAACACAGAAACATCCGGGCTAAAACCAAGATTTACCATTTCTGGAAATACAACTTTTTCCGACCCTTCACAAGCTGGATTGAGCCTGGAATATAAAAGCAAGAATTTAGACAGCGGAAGAAACTCTTCCAACATATTGAATCTTTCTTACGGAATGATGAATTATGACAACAATATTGTAGACGTAGACGGAACCGGTTTTGTAATTGAATTGGGAAGCAGAACCTATATTGAAAAAGGAAAATGGGACGGATTTTATGCTGAAAACTTTATTTCTTATGGAAACATAAAATTTGATGAAAATATTGGAGGTTTAGGAAAATTTGACGGAACCTATTCTTACTGGAGTATTATTAATCCAAACGTAGGTTACAGATTCATGATTGGAAAAAATGTAAGTATCGACCCGTATGTTGGAGCTAACTGGAAATGGGAAGTAAAAGGTAAAGGTGATGTAGACAATAAAGATGTCGATAACTTTGTATTCAGAGGAGGAATCAAAATCGGATACAGTTTCTAA
- a CDS encoding LytR/AlgR family response regulator transcription factor, producing MMKDPKKCIIVDDEPAAHYVLTNYIRQNPELELVHQCYNGIEAMNYIRENPVDLMFLDIDMPEITGLELLKILPSQPRTILTTAYSEFALESYDYGVIDYLLKPIYFPRFLKSIERFFSFYAEKKAMVSNLFISIKADGGIVDLDVRKILFAQSYGNYVKIFTSGKTYLASMTTNELEASLPGGQFIRVHKSYIVAVDKIEENERDVLVVNSQKIPVGITYRRELERVLAR from the coding sequence ATGATGAAAGATCCTAAAAAATGCATTATTGTTGATGACGAACCTGCGGCCCATTATGTGCTAACGAATTATATTCGTCAAAATCCGGAACTGGAACTGGTACACCAATGCTATAATGGCATTGAGGCAATGAACTATATTAGGGAAAACCCGGTTGACCTGATGTTTCTTGATATTGATATGCCTGAAATAACCGGACTGGAATTGCTAAAGATTCTTCCGTCACAACCCAGAACCATCCTCACTACGGCATATTCTGAATTTGCTTTGGAAAGTTATGATTATGGCGTAATTGATTACCTTTTAAAACCCATTTATTTTCCACGTTTTTTGAAATCTATTGAGCGTTTCTTTTCTTTTTATGCCGAAAAAAAGGCGATGGTTTCCAATCTGTTTATCAGCATAAAAGCAGATGGGGGAATAGTAGACCTTGATGTCAGGAAGATCCTTTTTGCACAGAGCTATGGCAATTATGTCAAGATTTTTACATCCGGGAAAACATATTTGGCTTCAATGACTACCAATGAGCTGGAAGCGAGTTTGCCGGGAGGGCAGTTTATACGGGTTCATAAATCCTATATAGTGGCCGTTGACAAGATTGAAGAAAATGAAAGAGATGTACTTGTCGTGAACAGCCAAAAAATTCCGGTGGGCATTACTTACAGAAGAGAACTGGAGCGTGTGCTTGCCCGATAG
- a CDS encoding sensor histidine kinase — MKLKVDNVLDNKWWQEVAILLFSFSIFSLKNDWILFNSPIAVFSGVGYYLMLYLHAQANRFFLLPILVKKHKGLLYLGLTILLALLFSVIVYEISSVWLTKASSLYEFSHQKSYQYQLATVVGTLICILGPVMFLKFYREEKKKREEALLFNQMQLNSLKSQLNPHFLFNTFNTLYGISLEFPQRTPDLIMKVSQLMRYQLESNAKQCVSLDEELSFINSYIQLEKERVGYRCEITYESRIDNENAYKISPMLLIAFVENAFKHGTCAIENCYVHIIIVVEKGKLCLKIRNSIPEKKVNVVSTGIGIRNTTERLKLIYGNDYKLDINNSGKEYTVDLELPLKKIAE, encoded by the coding sequence ATGAAATTGAAAGTCGACAATGTTTTGGACAATAAATGGTGGCAGGAGGTTGCAATATTACTGTTTTCATTCTCTATTTTTTCCCTGAAAAACGATTGGATTTTATTTAATTCTCCAATTGCTGTTTTTTCCGGTGTAGGCTATTACCTGATGCTATACCTGCATGCACAGGCCAACCGCTTTTTTTTATTACCCATATTGGTAAAAAAACATAAAGGACTTTTATATCTGGGACTGACGATTTTGCTGGCGCTTCTTTTTTCGGTTATCGTTTATGAGATTTCATCGGTTTGGCTAACCAAAGCTTCCTCCTTATATGAATTCTCTCACCAGAAGAGCTACCAATACCAACTGGCAACTGTTGTGGGAACTTTAATCTGTATTTTAGGGCCTGTCATGTTCCTTAAGTTTTACAGAGAAGAAAAGAAAAAAAGGGAAGAGGCTTTACTCTTTAACCAGATGCAGCTCAACTCGCTTAAAAGCCAATTGAATCCGCATTTTCTTTTTAATACTTTTAATACGCTTTACGGAATAAGCCTTGAATTTCCGCAAAGAACTCCGGATTTGATTATGAAAGTATCGCAACTGATGCGCTATCAGCTGGAAAGCAATGCGAAACAATGCGTATCGCTGGACGAAGAACTGTCTTTTATTAACAGCTACATACAGCTTGAAAAGGAGCGCGTTGGTTATCGTTGCGAGATTACTTATGAAAGCAGGATTGATAATGAAAATGCCTATAAGATTTCTCCCATGCTGCTGATTGCTTTTGTAGAAAATGCGTTCAAACACGGAACCTGTGCTATTGAAAATTGCTATGTACATATTATCATAGTCGTAGAAAAAGGAAAATTGTGTCTGAAAATCCGAAATTCCATACCCGAAAAGAAAGTAAATGTCGTTTCTACAGGAATAGGAATCAGGAACACGACGGAACGCCTAAAGCTTATTTACGGCAATGATTACAAACTGGACATCAACAATTCGGGTAAGGAATATACAGTCGATTTAGAACTTCCCCTGAAAAAAATAGCCGAATGA